A genome region from Sphingobacteriaceae bacterium GW460-11-11-14-LB5 includes the following:
- a CDS encoding glyoxalase, with amino-acid sequence MITKMTITNIHVLNQDSAYDFYVNKLGFKLVDDIPMGPESRWLTVSPPEQPDLQLVLFPVTVSKMFPKDVAETLIGLIKKGIFGCGVLTCNDIFATYEELKAKGVEFIKAPTKEFYGTEALFKDDSGNYFSLQPLNNFGNENSI; translated from the coding sequence ATGATTACCAAAATGACCATCACCAACATTCACGTCCTGAATCAGGATAGTGCTTATGATTTTTACGTAAACAAACTGGGTTTTAAACTGGTAGATGATATCCCGATGGGGCCCGAAAGCCGCTGGTTAACGGTGTCGCCACCAGAGCAGCCCGATCTGCAGCTGGTATTGTTTCCTGTTACCGTGAGTAAAATGTTTCCAAAGGATGTAGCAGAAACCCTGATAGGACTGATCAAAAAAGGGATTTTCGGTTGCGGTGTGCTTACCTGCAACGATATTTTTGCAACCTACGAAGAGTTAAAAGCCAAAGGAGTTGAATTCATAAAAGCACCAACCAAAGAGTTTTATGGAACTGAAGCTTTGTTTAAAGATGATTCGGGAAACTATTTTTCATTACAACCATTAAACAATTTTGGTAATGAAAACAGTATTTGA
- a CDS encoding cellulase produces MKTKKSIVMLAFMLSACLMACKKKESITETQPEIEKTAASNAQQASVESVGAAGISGVNWADGRDNFVDGWVIPSGLTASDNYTTVSAKANSILTAFQTNMPGVNTVRLPINPSSVADAWWGAYTGAIDRAISKNMKVILAYWEGASSRNGTIDNTTQFWAMWQTVVNKYGSNANVYFEPMNEPHGYTLAQLTTIYAEWLSRYPNVSRGRILLGGTGYSENVTAIGADSRFSSCLLSLHNYAFWATRTQAGWETDWRSRFGNYASRTVVTEYGAAMTTGKNYTGSVGSDNEIAYIVGSTNVFRNSKVASVYWPGLRDNDSYSIQTRGGSGTNITLTTTNQSGLTRIRYGWGL; encoded by the coding sequence ATGAAAACTAAAAAGTCAATCGTAATGTTAGCCTTTATGTTAAGCGCATGCTTAATGGCCTGTAAAAAAAAGGAATCAATTACCGAAACTCAACCCGAAATTGAAAAAACAGCAGCCTCAAATGCTCAACAGGCAAGTGTAGAATCTGTTGGAGCTGCAGGGATTTCGGGGGTAAACTGGGCCGATGGCCGCGACAATTTTGTGGACGGATGGGTAATACCATCAGGGTTAACCGCCAGTGATAATTATACCACGGTATCGGCAAAGGCAAACTCCATACTGACGGCTTTCCAAACCAATATGCCCGGAGTGAACACGGTTCGTTTACCAATTAACCCCTCTAGTGTGGCAGATGCATGGTGGGGCGCTTATACCGGAGCTATAGACCGCGCAATAAGTAAAAACATGAAAGTAATTTTAGCTTATTGGGAGGGTGCATCTTCACGCAACGGCACTATTGATAATACCACCCAGTTTTGGGCCATGTGGCAAACTGTGGTTAATAAATATGGAAGTAACGCCAATGTATATTTCGAACCTATGAATGAGCCACATGGTTATACATTGGCTCAATTAACCACGATTTATGCTGAATGGCTTTCCCGTTACCCTAATGTAAGTAGAGGACGGATTCTTTTGGGCGGTACCGGTTATTCTGAAAATGTAACCGCTATCGGAGCCGATAGCCGTTTTTCGAGCTGCTTGTTATCCCTGCATAATTATGCATTTTGGGCGACCAGAACACAGGCGGGCTGGGAAACCGATTGGCGAAGCCGTTTTGGTAATTATGCAAGCCGCACTGTTGTGACCGAATATGGTGCTGCGATGACCACGGGTAAAAATTACACCGGTTCAGTTGGTAGCGATAATGAGATTGCTTACATTGTTGGCTCTACTAATGTATTTAGAAATAGTAAAGTGGCAAGTGTCTATTGGCCAGGGCTTAGAGACAACGATAGCTATAGTATTCAGACCCGTGGTGGAAGCGGAACAAATATTACTTTAACAACCACCAATCAATCTGGTTTAACCCGTATCAGGTATGGATGGGGTTTATAA
- a CDS encoding sulfatase: protein MKKFAFIITLLNFSLFTFAQKKTIQARPNIIVFLLDDMGIMDTSLPFCDSIMPLNKRYHTPNMERMAKEGMKFVNAYAQPVCTPTRVSLMTGMNATRTHVTNWTSPQKNTNSEEKDEQFSPLNWNINGFSPDSDIEKSVKATPFPKLLRDAGYYTIHVGKAHWGSMGTPGANPYNLGFMVNIAGHAAGHPQSYLPEQRYGNMPGKAQAQAVPDLEQYYHSETFLTEALTLEAKKALAIPIARKEPFYLNMAHYAVHTPIMADKRFVQKYYDAGLDSTEAKYASLVEGMDKSLGDIMDFLKAKGADKNTMIIFMSDNGGLDAHLRGGPANTHNYPFKSGKGSVYEGGVREPMIVKWPGVVPAHSINRNPVIIDDFFPTILEIAGIKTLKIIQKLDGLSLFPILKNPEVKLQDRSLIFHSPNKWTTVKDEALLGINYYSAIRYGNWKLIYQMRTQKLELYDLSKDIGEQHNLSASHPAETKKLAMLLGKTLKERGAQMPVEKTTGKTVPFPDEISGN from the coding sequence ATGAAAAAATTTGCATTCATCATTACCTTATTAAATTTTAGCCTTTTTACCTTCGCTCAAAAAAAAACGATACAGGCACGTCCAAATATTATAGTTTTTTTGTTGGATGATATGGGAATCATGGATACTTCGTTACCCTTTTGCGACAGTATTATGCCATTAAACAAACGTTACCATACACCCAATATGGAGCGAATGGCAAAAGAAGGGATGAAATTTGTTAATGCTTATGCCCAACCCGTCTGTACACCTACCAGGGTAAGCTTAATGACGGGTATGAATGCCACCCGTACCCATGTTACCAACTGGACTTCGCCTCAAAAAAACACTAACTCTGAAGAAAAAGATGAACAATTCTCACCACTAAATTGGAATATTAATGGTTTTAGTCCGGATTCGGATATAGAAAAATCAGTAAAAGCTACGCCTTTTCCAAAATTGCTGAGGGATGCTGGTTATTATACCATACATGTGGGAAAAGCACATTGGGGCTCGATGGGAACACCTGGCGCCAATCCTTATAATCTGGGTTTTATGGTTAACATTGCCGGGCACGCAGCAGGCCATCCACAAAGTTATCTTCCTGAGCAACGTTATGGCAACATGCCTGGCAAAGCGCAGGCGCAGGCAGTGCCTGATTTAGAACAGTATTATCATTCTGAAACCTTTTTAACAGAAGCGCTAACACTTGAGGCAAAAAAAGCGCTCGCCATTCCAATCGCCAGAAAAGAACCTTTTTATCTCAATATGGCCCATTATGCCGTTCATACGCCGATTATGGCCGATAAAAGATTTGTGCAAAAATATTACGATGCAGGTTTAGACAGTACGGAAGCCAAATATGCCAGTTTGGTAGAAGGAATGGATAAAAGTTTGGGCGATATTATGGATTTCCTGAAGGCTAAAGGTGCAGATAAAAATACCATGATTATTTTCATGAGCGATAATGGCGGTTTAGATGCTCATTTAAGAGGAGGCCCTGCAAACACACACAATTATCCGTTTAAATCGGGAAAAGGTTCAGTTTATGAAGGTGGTGTACGCGAGCCGATGATTGTAAAATGGCCAGGTGTGGTTCCGGCCCACTCCATTAATCGAAATCCGGTAATTATTGATGACTTTTTTCCAACCATATTAGAAATAGCAGGAATTAAAACCCTAAAAATTATCCAAAAACTAGATGGATTAAGCCTGTTTCCTATACTCAAAAATCCAGAAGTAAAACTTCAGGACAGGTCCTTAATTTTTCATTCCCCGAACAAATGGACAACAGTTAAAGATGAAGCGCTGCTTGGAATAAATTATTACAGCGCCATTCGCTATGGCAACTGGAAATTGATTTACCAGATGCGTACACAAAAATTAGAACTCTACGATTTAAGCAAAGATATTGGTGAGCAACATAATCTTTCAGCAAGCCATCCTGCTGAAACCAAAAAACTGGCCATGCTTTTAGGTAAAACCTTAAAAGAACGTGGCGCACAAATGCCTGTAGAAAAAACGACCGGAAAAACAGTACCATTTCCAGATGAGATTTCTGGTAACTAG
- a CDS encoding SusC/RagA family TonB-linked outer membrane protein produces MRKKVQKGFLPKSFTIKTLAFLFVLSISFPALASLVSVKTGIKNQLKEIVVTGTVTNETGATFPGVAVKIKGTEKAVQTDAKGNYSIAVATTTDVLVFSYVGYTSQEQTVGNRTSINVQLGSESKTLSELVVVGYGTQKKATLTGSISQVKGSELMKSPQPNLSNSLAGRFSGVIVNNRSGEPGVDGSSITVRGLATTGSNNVLIVVDGVPGQIGGLERLDPNDIESVSVLKDASAAIYGNRAANGVILVTTKKGKTGKPSISYSFNQGFGSPTRLPKMADAATYAQIMNEISFDSNPAGGLNQSYTADQIEKFRNGSDPLLYPNTDWINETLKKTALQSQHSLSVNGGSEDVKYYVSLGTIAQDGLYKNGATKYNQYNFRSNVDANISKYIKVGLSVSGRQENRVFPQVGAGDIFRSIYRAKPIAAAYYPNGLPTTGIENANPAMQVTDIGGTNKNPTQVLNGILRATFIIPGVEGLSVDGFFSADKSNVFSKSFNKPYLLYQYDQGTKNFNSVIVGGNNQKATLTESHRNESLLTSNIKLNYARKFNLHDINAFVGYEQSENHLEYFDAQRFNFLSTSLPELSQGGTAATDFLNSGYSSNYNRRSVISRLAYSYDEKYLFEGQLRVDGSSIFPQGKQYGVFPSASAGWVISKEKWFNENVKFIDNLKIRASYGSLGNDNVNGFQYFDNYVLVGNGFVARDASNALTIQPGVNLVKLANPNITWEVAKKLDIGFNATVFKNFSIEAIYFQQKRSDILTTRNASLPGSSGIVNPYGSDPLVPSENIGKVNSNGFEATLGYNHNGENFKWNLSGNITYAKNKVVFIDEASGTLDYQRQTGRTLNSYLLYNSIGIFRTQQELDAYPHVSGAKIGDLKYLDYNGDGKITADDQTRSDYSNTPQITYGVNFGASYKNFDVSFVLSGQGQVSQYVLPEAGSVGNFYSSWADNRFSASNPNGTYPRVTDRASNAISGGQFTNTFWLNDASFLRLKNVEIAYNLKAAFLQKINVSGLRFYASAFNLLTFSKVKDYDPEGNSGSGQFYPQQRIINLGANIKF; encoded by the coding sequence ATGAGAAAAAAAGTTCAGAAGGGATTTTTGCCAAAATCCTTTACCATTAAAACACTGGCATTTCTATTTGTCTTATCCATCAGTTTCCCCGCATTGGCATCTTTAGTTTCTGTTAAAACAGGAATAAAAAACCAGCTTAAAGAAATTGTGGTAACGGGAACAGTAACAAATGAAACGGGTGCTACATTTCCTGGTGTAGCCGTTAAAATCAAGGGCACAGAGAAGGCGGTACAAACCGATGCGAAGGGTAACTATAGTATTGCTGTTGCGACTACAACAGATGTACTCGTTTTTTCTTATGTTGGCTACACGAGTCAGGAACAAACTGTAGGAAACAGAACTTCCATTAATGTTCAGCTTGGTTCAGAATCTAAAACATTAAGCGAACTCGTAGTGGTTGGTTACGGTACGCAGAAAAAGGCAACCTTAACAGGCTCAATATCGCAGGTAAAAGGAAGTGAACTGATGAAAAGCCCACAGCCAAACCTGTCGAACTCGCTGGCAGGCCGGTTTTCGGGTGTAATTGTAAACAACCGCAGTGGCGAACCCGGTGTTGATGGCTCCAGCATTACCGTAAGGGGACTGGCCACCACCGGGAGCAATAATGTGCTCATTGTTGTTGATGGTGTTCCTGGCCAGATTGGTGGCCTGGAGCGTTTAGATCCAAACGACATCGAAAGTGTATCGGTATTAAAAGATGCTTCTGCGGCTATTTATGGTAACCGGGCTGCAAATGGGGTAATATTGGTGACCACCAAAAAAGGAAAAACGGGTAAACCATCTATAAGTTACAGTTTTAACCAGGGTTTTGGTTCGCCTACCAGGTTGCCTAAAATGGCCGATGCTGCTACTTATGCACAAATTATGAACGAAATTAGTTTCGATTCAAACCCTGCAGGAGGCCTTAATCAATCTTATACCGCAGATCAGATTGAGAAATTCCGCAATGGTTCTGATCCGCTCTTGTATCCTAATACCGATTGGATTAACGAAACACTGAAAAAGACTGCGCTTCAAAGTCAGCATAGCCTTTCGGTTAATGGCGGTAGTGAAGATGTAAAATATTACGTTTCATTAGGCACGATCGCTCAGGATGGTTTATACAAAAATGGTGCAACTAAATACAATCAGTATAATTTCCGTAGTAACGTTGATGCCAATATTTCTAAATATATTAAAGTTGGTTTATCCGTATCGGGCAGGCAAGAGAACCGCGTATTTCCGCAAGTTGGGGCAGGTGATATTTTTAGATCTATCTATCGGGCAAAACCAATTGCAGCCGCATATTACCCTAATGGTTTGCCAACAACCGGAATAGAAAATGCAAACCCTGCAATGCAGGTAACCGATATCGGGGGTACCAATAAAAATCCTACACAGGTTTTAAATGGAATTTTAAGGGCTACCTTTATTATACCAGGGGTAGAGGGACTTTCTGTAGATGGCTTTTTCTCGGCAGATAAATCAAATGTATTTAGTAAAAGTTTTAACAAACCTTACCTGTTATACCAGTATGATCAAGGTACAAAAAACTTTAACAGCGTAATTGTTGGCGGTAACAACCAAAAAGCAACTTTAACCGAAAGCCATAGAAATGAGTCGCTGCTGACTTCCAATATTAAACTAAACTATGCCCGTAAATTTAACCTGCACGATATTAATGCCTTTGTAGGTTACGAGCAGAGTGAAAATCACTTAGAGTATTTTGATGCACAACGCTTTAATTTTTTATCTACCTCTTTACCCGAACTTTCTCAGGGTGGTACAGCGGCTACCGATTTCCTGAACTCTGGTTATAGTTCTAATTATAACAGACGAAGTGTAATTAGCCGTTTAGCTTATAGTTACGATGAAAAATATCTCTTCGAAGGGCAACTCCGTGTTGACGGTTCATCTATTTTTCCGCAAGGAAAACAGTATGGTGTTTTTCCATCTGCTTCTGCAGGTTGGGTAATCTCAAAAGAAAAATGGTTTAACGAAAATGTTAAATTCATTGATAACTTAAAAATCCGCGCATCGTATGGTTCTTTGGGTAATGATAATGTAAATGGTTTCCAATATTTTGATAATTATGTACTGGTTGGTAATGGATTTGTAGCCAGAGACGCCAGCAATGCGCTAACTATTCAGCCTGGTGTAAACCTGGTTAAATTGGCAAACCCGAACATTACCTGGGAGGTAGCGAAAAAACTCGATATCGGTTTTAATGCTACGGTATTTAAAAACTTTAGTATCGAAGCCATTTATTTCCAGCAAAAACGTTCTGATATCTTAACCACCCGTAATGCTTCATTGCCAGGCTCTTCAGGTATTGTAAATCCTTACGGATCTGATCCGCTGGTTCCATCAGAAAATATAGGGAAAGTAAACAGCAACGGCTTCGAAGCCACTTTAGGCTATAACCATAATGGTGAAAATTTTAAGTGGAATTTATCGGGTAACATTACCTACGCTAAAAATAAGGTAGTTTTTATTGATGAGGCCAGCGGTACCTTAGATTATCAGCGCCAAACCGGAAGAACACTAAATTCTTACCTCTTGTACAATAGCATCGGTATATTTAGAACACAACAGGAATTGGATGCTTATCCACACGTAAGTGGTGCTAAAATAGGCGACCTTAAATACTTAGATTATAATGGCGATGGCAAAATTACCGCCGATGATCAAACCAGATCAGACTATAGCAATACCCCTCAGATTACCTATGGTGTAAACTTCGGGGCCTCCTACAAGAATTTCGATGTATCATTCGTATTGTCGGGTCAGGGGCAGGTAAGCCAATATGTGTTGCCTGAAGCAGGAAGTGTAGGTAACTTTTACAGTAGCTGGGCCGATAACCGGTTTAGTGCATCAAACCCGAACGGCACTTATCCAAGAGTTACAGACCGTGCATCAAATGCCATCAGTGGCGGGCAGTTTACCAACACGTTTTGGTTAAACGATGCTTCTTTTTTAAGACTTAAAAACGTAGAAATTGCCTATAATTTAAAGGCGGCGTTTTTACAGAAAATAAATGTTTCAGGCTTAAGATTTTATGCCAGTGCATTTAACCTGCTCACCTTTTCAAAAGTTAAAGATTATGATCCCGAAGGAAACAGCGGCAGTGGCCAGTTTTATCCACAACAACGCATTATTAATCTGGGCGCTAATATTAAATTCTAA
- a CDS encoding oxidoreductase yields the protein MESNHNYNGALQQPIGSGFNATSTNTDVIAGVNLKGKTAIITGGYAGIGLETTKTFVQAGAKVIVPARDIEKAKRNLNGLANVEVEGMDLMDFHSINAFAEKFLSSGQPLDFLINNAGIMWVPLRRDARGYESQLATNHLGHFQLTAKLWPALKKADRARVVNVSSYGHQIAPFDFEDPNFEHRPYETLLGYGQSKTANNLFAVELDARGAKSGIRAYAVHPGSVNHTDLGREAPMELYQQMGTHDADGNIFPEVEKKLKQLAQGAATTVWCATSPLLNEIGGVYCEDADVAEVDLGNIEHLMSEPSTLHGVRPYAVNEINAKRLWDLSEQMLGITFRAD from the coding sequence ATGGAAAGTAACCATAATTACAACGGGGCATTACAGCAGCCAATAGGCTCAGGGTTTAATGCAACATCTACCAATACTGATGTGATCGCTGGCGTTAACCTTAAAGGGAAAACAGCCATCATCACTGGCGGTTATGCTGGCATAGGTTTAGAAACGACAAAAACATTTGTACAGGCCGGAGCTAAGGTAATAGTACCTGCACGCGACATTGAAAAAGCGAAGCGGAATCTAAATGGTTTAGCGAATGTAGAAGTAGAGGGTATGGATTTAATGGATTTTCATTCCATTAATGCCTTTGCCGAAAAATTTTTATCGAGCGGACAGCCGCTCGATTTTTTGATTAATAACGCGGGTATTATGTGGGTGCCACTGCGTAGAGATGCAAGAGGTTACGAATCGCAACTGGCTACCAACCATTTGGGGCATTTTCAACTTACAGCCAAATTATGGCCGGCATTAAAAAAAGCCGATAGGGCCAGAGTGGTAAATGTTTCTTCATATGGTCACCAGATTGCGCCTTTCGACTTTGAGGATCCTAACTTTGAACATCGGCCATATGAAACTTTACTGGGTTACGGGCAATCGAAAACCGCCAATAATCTTTTTGCTGTTGAACTCGATGCACGAGGGGCCAAATCGGGCATCAGGGCTTATGCTGTACATCCCGGCTCGGTTAACCATACCGATTTAGGTAGAGAAGCACCTATGGAACTTTACCAACAGATGGGTACACACGATGCTGATGGCAATATTTTTCCGGAGGTAGAAAAGAAACTGAAACAACTAGCACAAGGTGCGGCCACAACGGTTTGGTGCGCCACAAGCCCGTTACTTAATGAAATTGGAGGTGTATATTGCGAAGATGCCGACGTAGCCGAAGTTGATTTAGGTAATATTGAGCACCTGATGTCTGAACCATCAACCTTGCATGGCGTAAGGCCTTATGCCGTTAATGAAATAAATGCAAAAAGGTTATGGGATTTAAGTGAGCAAATGCTTGGTATAACATTCCGTGCCGATTAA
- a CDS encoding beta-galactosidase, with protein sequence MLTVILITCFAGLKSHAQSKHTFKLADSVFLLDNKPFQIISGEMHYPRIPREAWRDRMKMAKAMGLNTIGTYVFWNVHEPQKDKYDFSGNNDIAEFVRIAKEEGLWVVLRPSPYVCAEWEFGGYPFWLQNIKGLQVRSKEAQYLKEYKEYLTEVGKRLAPLQINHGGNILMVQVENEYGSYGNDKEYLQMNTRFFKEAGFDGVLSTCDPVPALEGGHLAGLLPGVNGIDNPAQIRTLIKRYNNGVGPYFVPEWYPAWFDWWGTKHHQVDPKTYADKLDTVLKGGISINMYMFHGGTTRGFMNGANYNDSTAYEPQISSYDYDAPLDEAGNATPKFMLFRETIKKNLPANQTLPDVPKPKPAITLPSITLTKTIDIFSLIGKPQLSENPLTFEALNQPYGFVLYSSTIKGGRKGVIKINELRDYGLVFINKKRVGVLDRRLNQDSVVVDLPAGMVQLDILVENMGRVNFGPYLLKNNKGITKNVTFNNTVIKSWKMYRLPFDQVDVQKKPAGVARPTGPVLKSASFNLTKVADTYLDMRQWGKGLVWVNGHNLGKYWAIGPQQTLYLPAEWLKKGKNEVVVFELLKANQNKLISLPKPILNELKN encoded by the coding sequence ATGCTTACAGTAATCCTGATTACTTGTTTCGCGGGCCTTAAAAGCCATGCCCAGTCTAAGCATACGTTTAAACTTGCAGACTCTGTTTTCCTGCTTGATAATAAACCTTTCCAGATTATTTCCGGTGAAATGCACTATCCCCGGATACCCAGGGAAGCCTGGAGAGATAGGATGAAAATGGCTAAAGCAATGGGGTTAAATACCATTGGTACCTATGTTTTCTGGAATGTACATGAGCCACAGAAAGATAAATATGATTTTTCAGGAAATAACGATATCGCAGAATTTGTGCGTATTGCCAAAGAAGAAGGTTTATGGGTGGTGCTCAGGCCAAGTCCATATGTATGTGCCGAATGGGAATTTGGGGGGTATCCGTTTTGGTTGCAAAACATTAAAGGTTTACAGGTTAGGAGTAAAGAGGCACAATACCTAAAAGAATATAAAGAATACCTTACCGAGGTGGGTAAACGCCTTGCACCATTGCAAATAAACCATGGTGGCAACATATTAATGGTTCAGGTAGAAAATGAATATGGTTCTTATGGGAACGATAAAGAATACCTGCAGATGAATACCCGGTTTTTTAAAGAAGCGGGTTTTGATGGGGTACTTTCTACTTGCGATCCGGTTCCGGCCTTAGAAGGCGGACATTTGGCCGGATTGCTTCCTGGCGTAAATGGTATCGATAATCCTGCTCAAATCAGAACACTCATCAAGAGATATAATAACGGTGTTGGGCCATATTTTGTACCGGAGTGGTACCCGGCCTGGTTCGATTGGTGGGGTACAAAACACCATCAGGTAGACCCTAAAACTTATGCCGATAAATTAGATACCGTACTTAAAGGAGGCATCTCCATCAATATGTACATGTTTCATGGCGGTACCACCCGGGGTTTTATGAATGGGGCAAACTATAACGATTCTACCGCTTACGAACCACAGATTAGTAGTTATGATTATGATGCACCCTTAGATGAAGCCGGGAATGCAACCCCTAAATTTATGCTTTTTCGCGAAACCATAAAAAAGAATCTGCCGGCTAACCAAACGCTGCCCGATGTTCCCAAACCTAAGCCTGCAATTACATTACCTTCAATAACCCTTACCAAAACGATAGATATATTTAGTTTGATCGGAAAACCGCAACTAAGCGAAAATCCATTAACCTTCGAAGCCCTGAACCAGCCATATGGCTTCGTGCTGTACAGCAGTACGATAAAGGGTGGACGTAAAGGCGTAATCAAAATCAACGAATTGCGCGATTATGGTTTGGTATTTATCAATAAAAAAAGGGTAGGTGTTTTAGACAGAAGGCTTAATCAGGATAGTGTAGTGGTCGATCTTCCTGCAGGGATGGTACAATTAGATATTCTTGTCGAAAATATGGGCAGGGTTAATTTTGGACCTTATTTATTGAAAAATAATAAGGGCATCACCAAAAATGTAACTTTTAATAACACGGTGATTAAATCATGGAAAATGTACAGGCTGCCATTTGATCAGGTAGATGTCCAAAAGAAACCAGCTGGAGTGGCCAGGCCAACGGGACCTGTGCTTAAGTCCGCCTCATTTAATTTAACGAAAGTTGCCGATACCTACTTAGATATGCGCCAATGGGGTAAAGGATTGGTTTGGGTAAATGGACATAATCTGGGTAAATATTGGGCAATTGGTCCACAACAAACACTTTATCTGCCCGCAGAATGGCTGAAAAAGGGGAAAAACGAAGTGGTTGTTTTCGAATTACTAAAAGCAAATCAAAATAAATTAATCAGTTTACCTAAACCTATTTTAAATGAATTAAAAAACTAA
- a CDS encoding RagB/SusD family nutrient uptake outer membrane protein, with protein MNTKSIHKILLGLSFISLSMVGCKKDFLNVEPTDRISTATIESDTSVLEAYVTNRYIATRLQDKEGDGSAPGFGRGFEYSMWSSYTDESVYNNDDFTWLIQRGQLAPENLGSAGVYWGRSYKSIRECNYALSVLANIAMSPSHKKQLIAELKFVRAFRYQDLIRNYGGVVLMGDKVTSLTDNLQDPALFQRATIKQSIDYAVAQLDQAAADLPLDNSNSWMAGRATKGAALALKSRLLLYAASPLYNAGTWEAAAAAAQAVIGLNKYSIYTGGYENLFLNDQNNEIIFARLFTKNANHTHLEIANGPNGYGGWGGNLPMQNLVDDYQMANGKPITDPTSGYDVNNPYQGRDPRFAATILYNGAAYRERNVETFIPGGKDSKDGIDNWNTTKTGYYLKKFMNNAYPLQNPWGNAGFQPWIYFRYAEILLNYAEAANEAYGPEAVPAGATMSARQAINMVRARPGVNMPALAVGITQSQMRDAVRYERRVELAFEEHRFYDVRRWKIADITENKPAGGIIITKVGTGFTYTSKIALDGRKFETKHYWLPIPRAEILASGGKLQQNPGY; from the coding sequence ATGAATACTAAATCAATACATAAAATATTATTAGGCCTGTCGTTCATCTCCTTAAGCATGGTGGGCTGTAAAAAAGATTTTTTAAATGTAGAACCCACAGATAGGATTTCTACCGCTACGATAGAAAGCGATACGTCGGTTCTGGAGGCTTATGTAACCAACCGCTATATTGCTACCCGCTTGCAGGATAAAGAAGGTGATGGTTCTGCACCAGGCTTTGGCAGGGGCTTCGAATACAGCATGTGGAGCTCTTACACTGACGAATCTGTTTACAATAACGACGATTTTACCTGGTTGATTCAAAGAGGACAGCTGGCTCCGGAAAATTTAGGTAGTGCGGGCGTATATTGGGGCAGGAGCTACAAAAGTATCAGAGAATGTAATTATGCGCTTAGTGTGCTTGCTAACATTGCAATGAGTCCATCGCATAAAAAACAATTGATCGCAGAACTCAAATTTGTAAGGGCTTTCCGTTACCAGGATTTAATCCGAAATTATGGTGGCGTAGTGTTAATGGGGGATAAAGTAACCAGCCTGACTGATAACCTACAAGACCCGGCTTTGTTTCAACGTGCAACAATAAAACAGAGTATTGATTATGCTGTGGCGCAACTGGATCAGGCTGCAGCAGATCTACCACTCGATAACAGCAATAGCTGGATGGCTGGCCGGGCTACTAAAGGTGCTGCATTAGCACTTAAATCCCGCTTGCTTTTATATGCCGCCAGTCCCTTGTACAACGCAGGTACATGGGAGGCAGCAGCAGCAGCGGCACAAGCTGTTATTGGCTTAAATAAATACAGTATTTATACCGGAGGTTATGAAAATCTGTTCCTGAATGATCAGAATAACGAAATCATCTTCGCCAGATTGTTTACCAAAAATGCCAATCATACTCACCTGGAAATTGCAAACGGGCCAAATGGTTATGGTGGCTGGGGAGGAAATCTTCCTATGCAGAACCTGGTAGATGATTACCAGATGGCCAACGGAAAACCCATTACCGACCCCACTTCTGGTTACGATGTAAACAATCCATATCAAGGCCGCGATCCACGTTTTGCAGCAACCATTTTGTACAACGGAGCAGCTTACCGCGAACGTAATGTAGAAACTTTTATTCCGGGCGGGAAAGACAGTAAAGATGGAATTGATAACTGGAATACAACTAAAACAGGTTATTACCTTAAAAAATTCATGAACAATGCTTATCCTCTACAAAATCCATGGGGAAATGCAGGTTTTCAGCCATGGATCTATTTTAGATATGCAGAAATATTGCTTAATTATGCAGAAGCAGCAAACGAAGCTTATGGACCAGAGGCTGTTCCTGCCGGAGCTACAATGTCGGCCAGACAAGCCATAAATATGGTACGTGCAAGACCTGGTGTAAATATGCCGGCATTAGCCGTCGGAATTACACAATCGCAAATGCGTGATGCCGTACGTTATGAGCGGAGAGTGGAACTCGCCTTTGAAGAACACCGTTTTTATGATGTAAGGAGATGGAAAATTGCAGATATAACCGAAAATAAACCTGCCGGCGGAATCATTATTACAAAAGTTGGTACAGGATTTACCTATACTTCTAAAATTGCCCTGGATGGACGTAAATTTGAAACCAAACATTATTGGTTGCCAATACCAAGGGCAGAAATTTTGGCCTCTGGAGGTAAATTACAGCAAAACCCAGGATATTAA